In one Salvelinus sp. IW2-2015 linkage group LG26, ASM291031v2, whole genome shotgun sequence genomic region, the following are encoded:
- the kdm7ab gene encoding lysine-specific demethylase 7B isoform X2, protein MAAAPLYCVCRQSYDVSRFMIECDICNDWFHGSCVQVEEHHAVDIDVYHCPKCDVQHGPSLMKKRNNWHRHDYTEPDDGSRPVQAGTSVFVRELQNRIFPSADEIMVQMQGHQVTQKYLEKQGFHYPITVPKLDGLGLKLPPSSFSVRDVEEYVGGDKIVDVIDVARQADSKIKLREFVKYYYKPYRPKVLNVISLEFSDTKMAELVVVPDIAQKMSWVENYWPDDSFFPKPFVQKYCLMGVKNSYTDFHIDFGGTSVWYHVLWGEKIFYLIKPTQANLALYEAWSSSPNQSEVFFGDKVDKCYKCVVPQGTTVLIPTGWIHAVLTSQDCMAFGGNFLHNLNIGMQLRCYEMERRLKTPDLFKFPYFEAICWYVAKNLLETLKELREDNCQPPAYLTEGVKALITALKNWLKREVTEPASEVPDHIRPNRLIKELTKEIRYLEEEQQSGAGGSKPMKSQGSGACPLTRSTLDRASHHARRTARRLRHHHHHHHAPKTPSNLEILELHTRQVLKRLEVGPFEEDAPFSSTVTAKFNKASVASAAAVERSLDNNLRLVMCHGRIIRDERCHTRVKNSPVQEGERNGGQQLEGVLVKTEINDTMQEQHRDPERGEIPSPLSKFFERVNSDLRKGTAVYSDISDSESEERCSTQKRDSGKDSGSSDEEDKELCRTERGTGSVTDLQQASQALSHHHKPLKGEHPTSPTTEEEAVEGMLSMAGLLYPQRPEESSTAQEPWWSSPAHRCPDRGEREPASGEESQDSDSNSTLSLQDERRAQQHVRKECRAELSQRIQENKNFMDSQSSGSNSSEAWGDQSPSQAASSPLCLDPRPGTDYQYCETTLSPPLHPSKRSAPNTPPISNQATKGKRPKKGMATTKQRLGKILKLSRNNHFLL, encoded by the exons CTGTGTCCAAGTGGAAGAGCACCATGCCGTGGACATCGATGTTTACCACTGTCCCAAATGTGATGTCCAACACGGTCCCTCCTTGA TGAAAAAACGTAACAACTGGCACCGGCATGACTATACAGAGCCTGACGATGGCAGCAGGCCGGTGCAAGCGGGGACCTCTGTGTTTGTACGAGAGCTGCAGAACAGGATCTTTCCCAG TGCGGATGAGATCATGGTGCAGATGCAGGGCCATCAGGTAACACAGAAGTACCTGGAGAAGCAGGGCTTCCACTACCCCATCACCGTTCCCAAACTGGATGGACTAGGTCTCAAGCTGCCCCCCTCCAGCTTCTCTGTAAGGGATGTGGAGGAGTACGTTG GTGGTGACAAAATCGTGGATGTCATTGATGttgccagacaggcagacagcaaaATAAAGCTTCGAGAGTTCGTCAAGTATTACTACAAACCTTATCGGCCAAAGGTGCTGAACGTGATCAGTCTGGAGTTTTCAGACACCAA GATGGCAGAGCTGGTGGTGGTGCCTGATATCGCTCAGAAGATGTCCTGGGTTGAGAACTACTGGCCAGATGACTCCTTCTTCCCCAAGCCTTTTGTCCAGAAGTACTGCCTGATGGGGGTGAAGAACAGCTACACAGACTTCCACATAGACTTCGGAGGCACATCTGTGTGGTACCATGTACTCTGG GGAGAGAAGATCTTCTACTTGATCAAGCCGACCCAGGCTAATCTTGCACTATACGAGGCGTGGAGTTCCTCCCCCAACCAGAGCGAGGTGTTCTTCGGCGACAAGGTGGACAAGTGCTACAAGTGTGTGGTGCCTCAGGGAACCACTGTCCTCATCCCAACAG GATGGATCCATGCTGTTCTCACCTCTCAGGATTGCATGGCGTTCGGGGGGAACTTCCTCCACAATCTCAACATAGGCATGCAGCTCAG GTGTTATGAGATGGAGCGGCGGTTGAAGACTCCTGACCTATTCAAATTCCCTTACTTTGAGGCCATCTGCTGGTATGTGGCAAAGAATCTACTGGAGACTCTAAAGG AGTTACGAGAGGATAACTGCCAGCCCCCAGCCTACCTGACAGAAGGAGTGAAAGCCTTGATTACTGCACTGAAGAACTGGCTGAAACGAGAG gTCACAGAGCCGGCCAGCGAGGTCCCGGACCATATCAGACCCAACCGTCTAATTAAAGAACTCACAAAGGAAATCCGCTACCTGGAG GAGGAGCAGCAGAGTGGCGCTGGAGGTAGCAAGCCAATGAAATCTCAGGGAAGTGGAGCATGCCCGCTGACGCGGTCGACTCTGGACCGGGCTAGCCATCATGCTCGCAGGACTGCCAGACGGCTACggcaccaccaccatcatcaccatgcgCCCAAGACGCCCTCCAACCTGGAGATCCTGGAGCTGCACACGCGACAGGTGCTCAAGAGGCTGGAAGTGGGACCCTTTGAGGAG GATGCCCCCTTCAGCTCCACGGTGACGGCCAAGTTCAACAAGGCATCTGTGGCATCTGCTGCAGCTGTGGAGCGGAGCCTGGACAACAACCTCCGTTTGGTGATGTGCCACGGCCGGATTATCAG aGATGAGCGTTGTCACACCAGGGTGAAGAATAGTCCGGTGCAGGAAGGTGAGAGGAATGGTGGCCAGCAGTTGGAAGGGGTCCTGGTGAAAACAGAAATCAATGACACCATGCAGGAACAGcacagagacccagagagaggggagataccGAGCCCCCTCAGCA AGTTTTTCGAAAGAGTGAATTCCGATCTGAGGAAAGGAACCGCGGTGTACTCCGACATCTCAGACTCTGAGTCCGAAGAGCGTTGCTCTACACAG AAAAGGGACTCTGGGAAGGATTCAGGGAGCTCAGATGAGGAGGATAAGGAGCTGTGCAGGACGGAGCGAGGCACAGGCAGTGTGACGGACCTGCAGCAGGCCAGCCAGGCCCTCAGCCACCACCACAAACCACTCAAAGG AGAACATCCTACCTCGCCAACCACAGAAGAGGAGGCTGTTGAGGGCATGCTGTCCATGGCAGGGCTGCTGTACCCTCAGCGACCAGAGGAGAGTAGCACTGCCCAGGAGCCCTGGTGGTCCAGCCCAGCCCATCGCTGCCCTGACCGTG GTGAAAGAGAGCCTGCGTCAGGGGAGgagagccaggattcagacagcAACTCCACACTGAGCCTTCAG GATGAGCGGAGGGCCCAGCAGCATGTGCGTAAGGAGTGTCGAGCTGAACTCAGCCAGAGGATCCAGGAGAACAAGAACTTCATGGACAGTCAGAGCAGTGGGAGTAACAGCAGCGAGGCCTGGGGGGACCAGAGCCCCTCTCAGGCTGCCTCTAGCCCACTCTGCCTGGACCCCAGACCAGGGACTGACTATCAGTACTGTGAGACCACTCTGTCACCCCCCCTGCATCCCTCCAAGAGGTCCGCCCCAAACACCCCACCCATCAGTAATCAAGCGACTAAAG GAAAACGTCCTAAGAAAGGTATGGCCACCACCAAGCAGAGACTGGGGAAGATTCTCAAGCTGAGCAGGAACAACCACTTTTTGCTATAG
- the kdm7ab gene encoding lysine-specific demethylase 7B isoform X1, with product MAAAPLYCVCRQSYDVSRFMIECDICNDWFHGSCVQVEEHHAVDIDVYHCPKCDVQHGPSLMKKRNNWHRHDYTEPDDGSRPVQAGTSVFVRELQNRIFPSADEIMVQMQGHQVTQKYLEKQGFHYPITVPKLDGLGLKLPPSSFSVRDVEEYVGGDKIVDVIDVARQADSKIKLREFVKYYYKPYRPKVLNVISLEFSDTKMAELVVVPDIAQKMSWVENYWPDDSFFPKPFVQKYCLMGVKNSYTDFHIDFGGTSVWYHVLWGEKIFYLIKPTQANLALYEAWSSSPNQSEVFFGDKVDKCYKCVVPQGTTVLIPTGWIHAVLTSQDCMAFGGNFLHNLNIGMQLRCYEMERRLKTPDLFKFPYFEAICWYVAKNLLETLKELREDNCQPPAYLTEGVKALITALKNWLKREVTEPASEVPDHIRPNRLIKELTKEIRYLEEEQQSGAGGSKPMKSQGSGACPLTRSTLDRASHHARRTARRLRHHHHHHHAPKTPSNLEILELHTRQVLKRLEVGPFEEDAPFSSTVTAKFNKASVASAAAVERSLDNNLRLVMCHGRIIRDERCHTRVKNSPVQEGERNGGQQLEGVLVKTEINDTMQEQHRDPERGEIPSPLSSESNWSSHRLSINGLEFFERVNSDLRKGTAVYSDISDSESEERCSTQKRDSGKDSGSSDEEDKELCRTERGTGSVTDLQQASQALSHHHKPLKGEHPTSPTTEEEAVEGMLSMAGLLYPQRPEESSTAQEPWWSSPAHRCPDRGEREPASGEESQDSDSNSTLSLQDERRAQQHVRKECRAELSQRIQENKNFMDSQSSGSNSSEAWGDQSPSQAASSPLCLDPRPGTDYQYCETTLSPPLHPSKRSAPNTPPISNQATKGKRPKKGMATTKQRLGKILKLSRNNHFLL from the exons CTGTGTCCAAGTGGAAGAGCACCATGCCGTGGACATCGATGTTTACCACTGTCCCAAATGTGATGTCCAACACGGTCCCTCCTTGA TGAAAAAACGTAACAACTGGCACCGGCATGACTATACAGAGCCTGACGATGGCAGCAGGCCGGTGCAAGCGGGGACCTCTGTGTTTGTACGAGAGCTGCAGAACAGGATCTTTCCCAG TGCGGATGAGATCATGGTGCAGATGCAGGGCCATCAGGTAACACAGAAGTACCTGGAGAAGCAGGGCTTCCACTACCCCATCACCGTTCCCAAACTGGATGGACTAGGTCTCAAGCTGCCCCCCTCCAGCTTCTCTGTAAGGGATGTGGAGGAGTACGTTG GTGGTGACAAAATCGTGGATGTCATTGATGttgccagacaggcagacagcaaaATAAAGCTTCGAGAGTTCGTCAAGTATTACTACAAACCTTATCGGCCAAAGGTGCTGAACGTGATCAGTCTGGAGTTTTCAGACACCAA GATGGCAGAGCTGGTGGTGGTGCCTGATATCGCTCAGAAGATGTCCTGGGTTGAGAACTACTGGCCAGATGACTCCTTCTTCCCCAAGCCTTTTGTCCAGAAGTACTGCCTGATGGGGGTGAAGAACAGCTACACAGACTTCCACATAGACTTCGGAGGCACATCTGTGTGGTACCATGTACTCTGG GGAGAGAAGATCTTCTACTTGATCAAGCCGACCCAGGCTAATCTTGCACTATACGAGGCGTGGAGTTCCTCCCCCAACCAGAGCGAGGTGTTCTTCGGCGACAAGGTGGACAAGTGCTACAAGTGTGTGGTGCCTCAGGGAACCACTGTCCTCATCCCAACAG GATGGATCCATGCTGTTCTCACCTCTCAGGATTGCATGGCGTTCGGGGGGAACTTCCTCCACAATCTCAACATAGGCATGCAGCTCAG GTGTTATGAGATGGAGCGGCGGTTGAAGACTCCTGACCTATTCAAATTCCCTTACTTTGAGGCCATCTGCTGGTATGTGGCAAAGAATCTACTGGAGACTCTAAAGG AGTTACGAGAGGATAACTGCCAGCCCCCAGCCTACCTGACAGAAGGAGTGAAAGCCTTGATTACTGCACTGAAGAACTGGCTGAAACGAGAG gTCACAGAGCCGGCCAGCGAGGTCCCGGACCATATCAGACCCAACCGTCTAATTAAAGAACTCACAAAGGAAATCCGCTACCTGGAG GAGGAGCAGCAGAGTGGCGCTGGAGGTAGCAAGCCAATGAAATCTCAGGGAAGTGGAGCATGCCCGCTGACGCGGTCGACTCTGGACCGGGCTAGCCATCATGCTCGCAGGACTGCCAGACGGCTACggcaccaccaccatcatcaccatgcgCCCAAGACGCCCTCCAACCTGGAGATCCTGGAGCTGCACACGCGACAGGTGCTCAAGAGGCTGGAAGTGGGACCCTTTGAGGAG GATGCCCCCTTCAGCTCCACGGTGACGGCCAAGTTCAACAAGGCATCTGTGGCATCTGCTGCAGCTGTGGAGCGGAGCCTGGACAACAACCTCCGTTTGGTGATGTGCCACGGCCGGATTATCAG aGATGAGCGTTGTCACACCAGGGTGAAGAATAGTCCGGTGCAGGAAGGTGAGAGGAATGGTGGCCAGCAGTTGGAAGGGGTCCTGGTGAAAACAGAAATCAATGACACCATGCAGGAACAGcacagagacccagagagaggggagataccGAGCCCCCTCAGCAGTGAGTCTAACTGGTCAAGTCACCGGCTGTCAATCAACGGTTTAG AGTTTTTCGAAAGAGTGAATTCCGATCTGAGGAAAGGAACCGCGGTGTACTCCGACATCTCAGACTCTGAGTCCGAAGAGCGTTGCTCTACACAG AAAAGGGACTCTGGGAAGGATTCAGGGAGCTCAGATGAGGAGGATAAGGAGCTGTGCAGGACGGAGCGAGGCACAGGCAGTGTGACGGACCTGCAGCAGGCCAGCCAGGCCCTCAGCCACCACCACAAACCACTCAAAGG AGAACATCCTACCTCGCCAACCACAGAAGAGGAGGCTGTTGAGGGCATGCTGTCCATGGCAGGGCTGCTGTACCCTCAGCGACCAGAGGAGAGTAGCACTGCCCAGGAGCCCTGGTGGTCCAGCCCAGCCCATCGCTGCCCTGACCGTG GTGAAAGAGAGCCTGCGTCAGGGGAGgagagccaggattcagacagcAACTCCACACTGAGCCTTCAG GATGAGCGGAGGGCCCAGCAGCATGTGCGTAAGGAGTGTCGAGCTGAACTCAGCCAGAGGATCCAGGAGAACAAGAACTTCATGGACAGTCAGAGCAGTGGGAGTAACAGCAGCGAGGCCTGGGGGGACCAGAGCCCCTCTCAGGCTGCCTCTAGCCCACTCTGCCTGGACCCCAGACCAGGGACTGACTATCAGTACTGTGAGACCACTCTGTCACCCCCCCTGCATCCCTCCAAGAGGTCCGCCCCAAACACCCCACCCATCAGTAATCAAGCGACTAAAG GAAAACGTCCTAAGAAAGGTATGGCCACCACCAAGCAGAGACTGGGGAAGATTCTCAAGCTGAGCAGGAACAACCACTTTTTGCTATAG
- the kdm7ab gene encoding lysine-specific demethylase 7B isoform X3: MKKRNNWHRHDYTEPDDGSRPVQAGTSVFVRELQNRIFPSADEIMVQMQGHQVTQKYLEKQGFHYPITVPKLDGLGLKLPPSSFSVRDVEEYVGGDKIVDVIDVARQADSKIKLREFVKYYYKPYRPKVLNVISLEFSDTKMAELVVVPDIAQKMSWVENYWPDDSFFPKPFVQKYCLMGVKNSYTDFHIDFGGTSVWYHVLWGEKIFYLIKPTQANLALYEAWSSSPNQSEVFFGDKVDKCYKCVVPQGTTVLIPTGWIHAVLTSQDCMAFGGNFLHNLNIGMQLRCYEMERRLKTPDLFKFPYFEAICWYVAKNLLETLKELREDNCQPPAYLTEGVKALITALKNWLKREVTEPASEVPDHIRPNRLIKELTKEIRYLEEEQQSGAGGSKPMKSQGSGACPLTRSTLDRASHHARRTARRLRHHHHHHHAPKTPSNLEILELHTRQVLKRLEVGPFEEDAPFSSTVTAKFNKASVASAAAVERSLDNNLRLVMCHGRIIRDERCHTRVKNSPVQEGERNGGQQLEGVLVKTEINDTMQEQHRDPERGEIPSPLSSESNWSSHRLSINGLEFFERVNSDLRKGTAVYSDISDSESEERCSTQKRDSGKDSGSSDEEDKELCRTERGTGSVTDLQQASQALSHHHKPLKGEHPTSPTTEEEAVEGMLSMAGLLYPQRPEESSTAQEPWWSSPAHRCPDRGEREPASGEESQDSDSNSTLSLQDERRAQQHVRKECRAELSQRIQENKNFMDSQSSGSNSSEAWGDQSPSQAASSPLCLDPRPGTDYQYCETTLSPPLHPSKRSAPNTPPISNQATKGKRPKKGMATTKQRLGKILKLSRNNHFLL, encoded by the exons A TGAAAAAACGTAACAACTGGCACCGGCATGACTATACAGAGCCTGACGATGGCAGCAGGCCGGTGCAAGCGGGGACCTCTGTGTTTGTACGAGAGCTGCAGAACAGGATCTTTCCCAG TGCGGATGAGATCATGGTGCAGATGCAGGGCCATCAGGTAACACAGAAGTACCTGGAGAAGCAGGGCTTCCACTACCCCATCACCGTTCCCAAACTGGATGGACTAGGTCTCAAGCTGCCCCCCTCCAGCTTCTCTGTAAGGGATGTGGAGGAGTACGTTG GTGGTGACAAAATCGTGGATGTCATTGATGttgccagacaggcagacagcaaaATAAAGCTTCGAGAGTTCGTCAAGTATTACTACAAACCTTATCGGCCAAAGGTGCTGAACGTGATCAGTCTGGAGTTTTCAGACACCAA GATGGCAGAGCTGGTGGTGGTGCCTGATATCGCTCAGAAGATGTCCTGGGTTGAGAACTACTGGCCAGATGACTCCTTCTTCCCCAAGCCTTTTGTCCAGAAGTACTGCCTGATGGGGGTGAAGAACAGCTACACAGACTTCCACATAGACTTCGGAGGCACATCTGTGTGGTACCATGTACTCTGG GGAGAGAAGATCTTCTACTTGATCAAGCCGACCCAGGCTAATCTTGCACTATACGAGGCGTGGAGTTCCTCCCCCAACCAGAGCGAGGTGTTCTTCGGCGACAAGGTGGACAAGTGCTACAAGTGTGTGGTGCCTCAGGGAACCACTGTCCTCATCCCAACAG GATGGATCCATGCTGTTCTCACCTCTCAGGATTGCATGGCGTTCGGGGGGAACTTCCTCCACAATCTCAACATAGGCATGCAGCTCAG GTGTTATGAGATGGAGCGGCGGTTGAAGACTCCTGACCTATTCAAATTCCCTTACTTTGAGGCCATCTGCTGGTATGTGGCAAAGAATCTACTGGAGACTCTAAAGG AGTTACGAGAGGATAACTGCCAGCCCCCAGCCTACCTGACAGAAGGAGTGAAAGCCTTGATTACTGCACTGAAGAACTGGCTGAAACGAGAG gTCACAGAGCCGGCCAGCGAGGTCCCGGACCATATCAGACCCAACCGTCTAATTAAAGAACTCACAAAGGAAATCCGCTACCTGGAG GAGGAGCAGCAGAGTGGCGCTGGAGGTAGCAAGCCAATGAAATCTCAGGGAAGTGGAGCATGCCCGCTGACGCGGTCGACTCTGGACCGGGCTAGCCATCATGCTCGCAGGACTGCCAGACGGCTACggcaccaccaccatcatcaccatgcgCCCAAGACGCCCTCCAACCTGGAGATCCTGGAGCTGCACACGCGACAGGTGCTCAAGAGGCTGGAAGTGGGACCCTTTGAGGAG GATGCCCCCTTCAGCTCCACGGTGACGGCCAAGTTCAACAAGGCATCTGTGGCATCTGCTGCAGCTGTGGAGCGGAGCCTGGACAACAACCTCCGTTTGGTGATGTGCCACGGCCGGATTATCAG aGATGAGCGTTGTCACACCAGGGTGAAGAATAGTCCGGTGCAGGAAGGTGAGAGGAATGGTGGCCAGCAGTTGGAAGGGGTCCTGGTGAAAACAGAAATCAATGACACCATGCAGGAACAGcacagagacccagagagaggggagataccGAGCCCCCTCAGCAGTGAGTCTAACTGGTCAAGTCACCGGCTGTCAATCAACGGTTTAG AGTTTTTCGAAAGAGTGAATTCCGATCTGAGGAAAGGAACCGCGGTGTACTCCGACATCTCAGACTCTGAGTCCGAAGAGCGTTGCTCTACACAG AAAAGGGACTCTGGGAAGGATTCAGGGAGCTCAGATGAGGAGGATAAGGAGCTGTGCAGGACGGAGCGAGGCACAGGCAGTGTGACGGACCTGCAGCAGGCCAGCCAGGCCCTCAGCCACCACCACAAACCACTCAAAGG AGAACATCCTACCTCGCCAACCACAGAAGAGGAGGCTGTTGAGGGCATGCTGTCCATGGCAGGGCTGCTGTACCCTCAGCGACCAGAGGAGAGTAGCACTGCCCAGGAGCCCTGGTGGTCCAGCCCAGCCCATCGCTGCCCTGACCGTG GTGAAAGAGAGCCTGCGTCAGGGGAGgagagccaggattcagacagcAACTCCACACTGAGCCTTCAG GATGAGCGGAGGGCCCAGCAGCATGTGCGTAAGGAGTGTCGAGCTGAACTCAGCCAGAGGATCCAGGAGAACAAGAACTTCATGGACAGTCAGAGCAGTGGGAGTAACAGCAGCGAGGCCTGGGGGGACCAGAGCCCCTCTCAGGCTGCCTCTAGCCCACTCTGCCTGGACCCCAGACCAGGGACTGACTATCAGTACTGTGAGACCACTCTGTCACCCCCCCTGCATCCCTCCAAGAGGTCCGCCCCAAACACCCCACCCATCAGTAATCAAGCGACTAAAG GAAAACGTCCTAAGAAAGGTATGGCCACCACCAAGCAGAGACTGGGGAAGATTCTCAAGCTGAGCAGGAACAACCACTTTTTGCTATAG